Sequence from the Schaalia sp. 19OD2882 genome:
GTCCTCGTCATCATCGTCAACGTCGCCATCGGCATTTTCGACCGGTGGATCGGCTCCCAACTGGGGGCGGGCACATACGAAGTGATCAACTCCGAGGCCGCCCAGTCCTGGGACACCACCTACTACACGGCCGACTACGCCGACCTCGACTCCCACATGAGCGCCGCCAGTGCCCTCATCGAGCAGATCGAAGCAGAAGGCGTCGTCCTGGCCAAGAACGAGGGCGCCGCACTGCCGCTGTCCTCAGGCGCAAAGGTGACCATGTTCGGACGCGCCGCAGCCGACCCCGTCTACGGTGGTGCAGGATCCGGCTCCGTCGACGTCACCAAAGCCGTCAACGCCCGCACCGGCCTGGAGAATGCGGGTTTCGTCGTCAACGACACCGTCTACCAGAGCATCGCCACATGGGCCGAAGGCAACGCCCGCGGCGACATCGTCATGGACAAGCCGGAAGAATCCAGCTACACCATCGGCGAGCTGCCCGTCGCCCAGTACGAGGCCAACAAGGCCACCTTCGCCGACTACGGCGACGCCGCCCTGGTCTTCATCGGACGCCCCGGTGGCGAAGGCGGCGACCTTGCGCGCGACATGAAGGGCTGGGACGACAACTACACCGAGGGCCAACACCAACTCGAACTCAACAAGGACGAGAAGGACCTCATCGAATTGGCCAAGGCGAATTTCGACAAGGTCGTCATCCTCGTCAACGCCTCCACCACCATGGAACTGGGCACGGTCCAGGCCGACACCGGCGTCGACTCCATCCTGCTCATCGGCTCCCCGGGCCTGTCCGGCTTCAACGGCGTCGGCCAGGTGCTCTCCGGAAAGGCCAACCCGTCGGGGCGCACCACCGACATCTGGGCCGCCGACTTCACCAAGGACCCCACCTTCGTGAACTTCGGAAGCTTCGTCTACGACGACCTCAAGGTCTCCTACCCCTCCACCGCCTTGGCGAATGTGGCCTCGAACCAGGAACTGTCCGACCAGGCGACCTTCGTCAACTACCAGGAAGGCGTCTACCTCGGCTACCGGTACTACGAGACCGCCGCCGCAGAGGGCTTCATCGACTACGACCAGGCCGTCGTCTACCCCTTCGGACACGGACTGTCCTACACGACCTTCGAATGGAGTGCCGCCACCCCTGTGGTCGGTGACGCCAAGGGCACGGTCACGGTCGAGGTCACGGTCAAGAACACGGGCACCGCGCCCGGAAAGGACGTCGTCGAGGTCTACTACTCGGCCCCCTACACCAAGGGCGGCATCGAGAAGCCCTCCGTGGTCCTCGGCGGCTTCGCCAAGACCCCCGTCATCGCCCCCGGAGCCAGCGAGAAGGTCACCGTCGAATTCCCCGTCCAGGACATGGCCTCCTACGACTACAAGGGCGAGGGCGCCTACGTCCTCGAAAAGGGCGCATATGGGATCTCCGTGCGCAAGGACTCCCACACGGTGGCCCCCGGAACGACCCCGTACGTGCACAACATTGCCGAGACCGTTGTCTTCAACGACTCCAACCCCCGACAGGGCGACGACACCGCTGCCGTCAACCGCTTCGACGCGGTCTCGGCCGCCTTCACCGACGACCCGGCCGACAAGGGCTCGAAGATCCTCAACATGTCCCGCGCGGACTTCAAGGGCACCTTCCCGACCGCACCGGCCGGCGACCTCATGCACGCCAGCGACGTTGCCCAGTCAGCCTTCGCCGTCCACGACCACCAGGGCGCCGCAGCCGCCGCGAAGGTCGAGATGCCCAAGACCGGCGTCGACTCCGACCTGACCCTCATCGACTTGCGGGGCCTGCCCTACGACGACCCCAAGTGGGATGAACTGCTCGACTCGATCTCCGTGGACGACATGACCGACATGCTGCTCAACGGCGCCTACAACTCGGCGGCCATCCCCTCGGTGGGCAAGCCGGCGGTCACCGACCTCGACGGCCCGGCCGGTTTCTCCTCCTTCATCAACGCCTCCGTCAACGGCCCGGCCTTCACCTCGGAGTTCCTGCTCGCCCAGACGTGGAACGTCGACCTGGCCGAGCAGATGGGTGAGATGGTG
This genomic interval carries:
- a CDS encoding glycoside hydrolase family 3 protein — its product is MADTKARTPMSNTKFLGIWGSVLAVLLVLVIIVNVAIGIFDRWIGSQLGAGTYEVINSEAAQSWDTTYYTADYADLDSHMSAASALIEQIEAEGVVLAKNEGAALPLSSGAKVTMFGRAAADPVYGGAGSGSVDVTKAVNARTGLENAGFVVNDTVYQSIATWAEGNARGDIVMDKPEESSYTIGELPVAQYEANKATFADYGDAALVFIGRPGGEGGDLARDMKGWDDNYTEGQHQLELNKDEKDLIELAKANFDKVVILVNASTTMELGTVQADTGVDSILLIGSPGLSGFNGVGQVLSGKANPSGRTTDIWAADFTKDPTFVNFGSFVYDDLKVSYPSTALANVASNQELSDQATFVNYQEGVYLGYRYYETAAAEGFIDYDQAVVYPFGHGLSYTTFEWSAATPVVGDAKGTVTVEVTVKNTGTAPGKDVVEVYYSAPYTKGGIEKPSVVLGGFAKTPVIAPGASEKVTVEFPVQDMASYDYKGEGAYVLEKGAYGISVRKDSHTVAPGTTPYVHNIAETVVFNDSNPRQGDDTAAVNRFDAVSAAFTDDPADKGSKILNMSRADFKGTFPTAPAGDLMHASDVAQSAFAVHDHQGAAAAAKVEMPKTGVDSDLTLIDLRGLPYDDPKWDELLDSISVDDMTDMLLNGAYNSAAIPSVGKPAVTDLDGPAGFSSFINASVNGPAFTSEFLLAQTWNVDLAEQMGEMVGNESLLKQVSGWYAPAMNLHRSPFAGRNFEYYSEDPLLSGKMAAAVSRGAGSKGLYTTLKHFALNDQETNRVNNGVSTWANEQTIREIYLRPFEIAVKEVTLPVTYISDDQGTLAETEIGAAAVMSSFNRIGGVWAGGDRRLMHDVLRGEWGFTGFAITDFNLYNYMSPDQAIAAGTDLTLSFAPSKAYADTSSAYAVANLRQATKNVLYTVANSNAMVGLAPGATVTYTPPTWKYVQWGVSALLVLLIAGGGVLVARRVRAQAPTRDK